The sequence below is a genomic window from Ficedula albicollis isolate OC2 chromosome 2, FicAlb1.5, whole genome shotgun sequence.
agtTGGAGAATATGGGGTTTTGGTTGGTGTAGCAGGTGCGGACGAGGGCCCCTCACGAACAGCCCCAGGAGAAGCAGTCCTGGGTTGCCCTTTATGCTCCTGTTTCAATTTCTCACTTTTCCGTTTCTGCATTACAGAAGCCTGGTCTGCAATGTTCTGCTGAATAGTTCTTTCAGCTTTGCTCATATTCAACTCCTCCTTGTGCAAAGTTTTAGTCTTCTGTCcagtcaaaattattttggttggAAGTTGTGACTCTAATTCTTGTCCTTGCTGTACATCATCAGCTCTTTGGGCGTGAGCACCATCGATATTTACAGGGGTATAATCATCAGGGTTCTTTTTGGCAGTTTGGTGCAGTATTGTGTTGACAACTTTCTGCACAAGAATCTCGCTACCAAATTCACCAGGGAAGTGCTTGGTAACAAGTTTCATGGCGACATCATACACGTTGCTGTTCAAAGAGGTGTCACTTTCATACTGGAACCAGTAGACAGTCTCTCTCACCACTCTTCCACCCCACTCTAGAGTTATAGGAAAAGCTTCAGGCAGATTGTCATATTCTTTACCTTCCCAGTAATGCTTGAATCCACAGCCACATTTGCCACCTGAAGACCTAGTATTAGTTCTGTCTCCATCAATATACAAAACAGACCCATCTTCTCTGACACGACGCATTAAGTTACCGTGGCACCAGTTACAAACAGTCAAGTTACTCAGGCCATAATCTGGTACCAGCACATCCTTCACAGGGTTGTAAGAACACACCAAACTGTTCAGGggaaaactgtaatttttgtCAGGCCTTAGCTGGCCATGAGTACTTTTTGCCAGGTTATACAGCTTCCCCCCAGGAGCCAGCCACTCAGGGGGAACGTGATGCTCTGAAAGAGCCCCACAGATGAGGCACCTGTGAAGGCGGTTGTCCATCACTGCTtttttggcagctgcagtgacCTCTTCGGGCTGGACCCCTATTACACCAGTCCTTCTGTAGAAATATTGATGCACATCAGCTACAAGGCTGGGGTGGATACCATGTTTACTCATGAAAACCTCCTCCATTGCAGCAACAAGCCTCATCAAGTACTTATCCTGCAAACTTCTGTCTCCTCCAATAATACAACCACCATCCTCCTCTAACATGATATACTTTTTGATGAGGTCTTGAGGAACTCCCCAGGCTTTAGGAAGTAGCTTCCTAGGCAGCTTAGGTAAAGCAGCACCTTTTATTCCAACCAGAGGAATATAATGGTTACGTCCTGAGCTACTCCACGCAATACAGATCGGCTTGTTCAACATGCCATCTTTCCCCATGCATTTTTCCAGAGGTATCAGACCAGGGAGGAATGTTGCTGAATAGTCTCCAGAGCTTCGCATTCCACTCAAGGAGTCTAACAGGATGATAGGCCGGTGAAGCACATTGGCTAGACCAAAGATGTGAATATTCCTAAGGCCCATTGGCACACCTTCTGGAGGAACAAACAAAGGGTCACATTCATTGATAATATCCTCCCACTCTGCAGCATCAATAAAGTCATGGAAAAGTGCCTTGTAGTGGCTTAGATTCTCCTCAAAATGCTTCTTTAGATTCTCTCGGAGAGCATGCCAGAACAGTTCCCTGCCAACAAGTGCTCTTGAGACTGCATGGACAAGGCAGTGGCCATCTCCATCCACGTGGACAGGAATGAGGCACTCTTGACTGTTGTTGGCCTTCTTGATGTCCTCCAGGGTGTCGTGCAAGTAGATGAGGCTGCCGGAGCGGTCCTTCCCATAACCCATGGTTTCAACGTGCTCTGGCTCGATGAGGAAGGCGCGGTCGCCCAGGAGAGAGCAGTCAAAGATGTCTCCCTGGTTCATCTCCGTGAGGAGTTTGGCTTTGCCAGTCTGCTTGTCCATCCCATAGCGGGCCAGGATGGGGGCCAGGAGCTTGCAGTGGTAGTTGGAGAGGCCATTGACTTTGACGAGCTCGGTGTTCCTGCGGGGCGGGCCGGCGCCGCTGACGCCCAGCAGCGCATTCCGCAGCAGGTTGTGCAGCACCAGGTCGGGGTCCGTCACCTCCTCCACGGCCAGCAGCTGCCGCTGCTCGTGGCGCCGCCCGCAGTCCGTGCACTCGATGCTGCCGCTGCCCTGCGGCCCGTGCGCCGGGAAGAACAGCCGCGCCTGGCATTTGGGATCGGGGCAGGTACCCGAGAAGATGCGCCGGTCTCGCTTCTTGGAGGCGGACGGAGGCGGCGGCTGCGGCTGCTGCTGAGAGGACGGCGGCGGcggctgctggggctgggacatCGCTCCGCTCCGCCGGGGCTTCACCCGGCACCCGCTCCTCCGCCGCCCTCACAGGCGCATTCCCTGCGTGCCGGACAACGACCGTCGCCTCTCAGACACCGCCGGTGCCGGTGCTGCCCGTGCGGTACCGAGCGCCACCCGCCACCCCCCTCCCGACGCGGAAgccgccgccggggggggggggggggggggggggggggggggggggggggggggggggggggggggggggggggggggggggggggggggggggggggggggggggggggggggggggggggggggggggggggggggggggggggggggggggggggggggggggggggggggggggggggggggggggggggggggggggggggggggggggggggggggggggggggggggggggggggggggggggggggggggggggggggggggggggggggggggggggggggggggggggggggggggggggggggggggggggggggggggggggggggggggggggggggggggggggggggggggggggggggggggggggggggggggggggggggggggggggggggggggggggggggggggggggggggggggggggggggggggggggggggggggggggggggggggggggggggggggggggggggggggggggggggggggggggggggggggggggggggggggggggggggggggggggggggggggggggggggggggggggggggggggggggggggggggggggggggggggggggggggggggggggggggggggggggggggggggggggggggggggggggggggggggggggggggggggggggggggggggggggggggggggggggggggggggggggggggggggggggggggggggggggggggggggttgttgCGCTTCCTGCGGGAGCGCTAGGGGTGGCGGTGGGGTGTGAGGTAACACCCCACCGGCGCACTCCTGCTCTCTCTCGCTCGGGTGTTGGTCTGAGGTGACACCCCTCGTGTAAATTCCCCCTCTGTGCCCCTCGGGTGCTGGTTTGAGGCGACACTCTTATGTATATCCCTCCTCTGCCCTCTTCGAGGGCTGGTCCGAGGTGACCACCCCGTGTGTGcatccctcctctgccccctcGCCTCCCGCCCGCTCGCGTTCAGCAGGAGCACCGAGATGAGGCTCCCTCCCGTGTCACCTGTGCCCCTGGACAGGCTGCGGGGGCAGGAGGCTGCTCGGCTCCCGCAGGCTGCTGCCGGCAAGGGGCTGACAGCAAGGGCCAGGGCGGGGGCCGGCCCCAGCCTCAGCCTTCCCCCGCAGTGCCGCTGAGGGGAATCTGAGGGCTCCCTGGGCACGGAGGTTTCCAAAAGCGTCAAGCCCCGTGTCCTGCCCGGCACAGTCCCCTGCCAGGCAGCATTGCCTGCAGGGTGGGCGCATGGCTCTGacccctggctctgccccaccGGCACCGCAGCCAGgcccggcggcggcggccgcttgcctggagctcagcaccCCCGTGCCGGGGTCTCGGTTCCCCGGGAGCCGCGCCGGGGCCGCCCTTGGAGCTCCCCGGGtgcctggagctcagcaccCCCGTGCCGGGGTCTCGGTTCCCCGGGAGCCGCGCCGGGGCCGCCCTTGGAGCTCCCCGGGtgcctggagctcagcaccCCCGTGCCGGGGTCTCGGTTCCCCGGGAGCCGCGCCGGGGCCGCCCTTGGAGCTCCCCGGGtgcctggagctcagcaccCCCGTGCCGGGGTCTCGGTTCCCCGGGAGCCGCGCCGGGGCCGCCCTTGGAGCTCCCCGGGtgcctggagctcagcaccCCCGTGCCGGGGTCTCGGTTCCCCGGGAGCCGCGCCGGGGCCGCCCTTGGAGCTCCCCGGGtgcctggagctcagcaccCCCGTGCCGGGGTCTCGGTTCCCCGGGAGCCGCGCCGGGGCCGCCCTTGGAGCTCCCCGGGtgcctggagctcagcaccCCCGTGCCGGGGTCTCGGTTCCCCGGGAGCCGCGCCGGGGCCGCCCTTGGAGCTCCCCGGGtgcctggagctcagcaccCCCGTGCCGGGGTCTCGGTTCCCCGGGAGCCGCGCCGGGGCCGCCCTTGGAGCTCCCCGGGtgcctggagctcagcaccCCCGTGCCGGGGTCTCGGTTCCCCGGGAGCCGCGCCGGGGCCGCCCTTGGAGCTCCCCGGGtgcctggagctcagcaccCCCGTGCCGGGGTCTCGGTTCCCCGGGAGCCGCGCCGGGGCCGCCCCTGGAGCTCCCCGGGTGTCTGGAGCTCAGCACCCCCGTGCCGGGGTCTCGGTTCCCCGGGAGCCGCGCCGGGGCCGCCCTTGGAGCTCCCCGGGtgcctggagctcagcaccCCCGTGCCGGGGTCTCGGTTCCCCGGGAGCCGCGCCGGGGCCGCCCCTGGAGCTCCCCGGGTGTCTGGAGCTCAGCACCCCCGTGCCGGGGTCTCGGTTCCCCGGGAGCCGCGCCGGGGCCGCCCTTGGAGCTCCCCGGGtgcctggagctcagcaccCCCGTGCCGGGGTCTCGGTTCCCCGGGAGCCGCGCCGGGGCCGCCCTTGGAGCTCCCCGGGtgcctggagctcagcaccCCCGTGCCGGGGTCTCGGTTCCCCGGGAGCCGCGCCGGGCTGCCCGTCCCGGGGGTGAGCTATCGAGCCGAGGTGTTCCCCGGCTGCGGGCTGCTGATAGCGACAAGACAAGGCTCAAGGAGACGCGAGAGCAAGCTGTTAACACGAGTGATCCCTCCAGCTGGTGCTACGCAAGGAGATAATGAGGGAACGGAGCTGGCGCTTACGTTATCTCCAGTGGCCGTCTGAAATGGTACTTTTGCCAAAGTGAAATGGAATAATGTTCACAACTTCCAACCTAATTACAGTGGGCTGGCAGTGTATTCGTGTGAGGAACTCAAGGAGGGATACTGTTAGCAAATGGAGGAAATAAGCTCTCTGAAAACTATTCCAGATAGAGATTTATTCTTAAATTAGAGGAAACAAAAGCTGACAAGCTGGAACCTCACAGGGTTATTTCCGAGCACCAGTGACCTACCCCTGTGAACacaagggcaaaaaaaaaagaccacttcctccctcctccatcACCCTTATTCTACCAAACATCTGGAATTTACATCCCAAGGCCTCACCTATTCTATAGTCACTCAAGTGATCTAAAATTAGAATAGAAATCATATAATTGTATCAGAGAGATAGCATTGTACTTGTACTTTCCAATACAAAGGGCATGTTTCATTGTCATTATTCCATGAAAAGTAATTTATGCGTCTGACATTTAAATTATAAAGATTCAGATGATTaatacatacagaaaaaaatctgtttctgtgctttatCACAAGCTTTAGAGAAAATATGGCTCCGGGCCTGGCCCTGTGACAGACTGAGCACTGCCACCTtccagtgacagcagctgagctgtgcatgCTCATTCCCTTTCAGCTTCAGTAATTTGtcaagcacagaaaatatgtgtgtgtgtaaatgtgTAATGCATGCATTCCACAGTGTCATTTTTTATctgatcttttaaaatatgtagcaggtttgaagaagaaacaatgaaaattatgagacagatttttattcttGCCTGCTACTAATACTTTTTAATGTGTATGACAGTAAGGTAGCAGCATCACCAGCTCCACAATCCTGCCAATGTGCCTTGTACTTGGGGATAAATCAGCAGTCTGTGCCCATTCATTCCTTAGTCTCCCCTTCATAAGTAGCAGGAACgcagtaaaaatgcaaataggGAAGCCTCTGTCCTCTGTGAAACTGTGTGGCAGCTACTGAGAATGGGCACCATTCAGGGCATCGTCCGGTGACAATCCTGTGCTAACCCGGCCTGCATTTTGAAGAAATGTCAAAAGAATTTTTCCGTAACATCGCTGGCCTCTGGAGCAATCCAATTTTTCACATATGgcaaataaacatttctgttaCTGTTTAATAGCACTTTGTAGTCAATAATAGGGAGCACCCTGGTGAAATAATTCACTTGTACTGTCAAAGCCAATGGAACTTACGATGTTTTGTTTACTTCTCCAACCAGATGTTTTTATGAAAACACTCTGACTCTAAAGTCAGAAACATTTCTCCTTTCTATTCCTTACATTACTTTCACTAATAAATTATATTCAGTAGAGGAATCTATCTTTCATGGTGGCTTGACCCTAATTAACATGGATTTTTTGATGAATTATATTTATAAGTTTTCCAGCTGTATGCAGACTTATGATCTTGATTGATTGCCCAAGCAATTTCTGCAACAATAAACTGTCATTACAGAATCTTTGATAAAAATCACAATTCTCCGGCAAACAAATAATTTATGCAAATTAAATGCATCTTTATTTACAAGCTTTATACACTGTATCTGGCAAACAGGATAAGGAAGTTCTGTGTTGTATCACTGAATACAGATTACACAAGTAACTAAATCTTTAAGCAGTCTtaaaggaaaattcaggaaatacAGTGTCTGCCTTGTTAGTAAGTACCCTGCAGAGTGTAGCAATGACACCTACCAGAGATCATGGCAAGAGCCATGCTATTTTCACAGGCAAACAACATCACAGTTAAGAAAGTAGGATTGAAGATCACAGTGATTACAAAGTTAAATCTATTTGTAATGGGTCAGAAGAGTGACTAATTGTCAGCAACAGGACATACCTGAACTCATGCCACTTTGTTGATGAGAACCAAGCACTGACAGTCAAAATACCAGGCATTCATTTCAGGCCCAGGATGGAAGACataaaaatttcagtttggTCTTCACCCAGTGCTATTCTGTCTCTTCTTTGTCATTTACCCTCAGGAAATGGGTCATTCCCAGGtcaaagtaattatttttcagaggCACTTGCTTCTTTGGAAGAGCAATGACAGAAGCTTCCAgctaaacagaaacaaaaggctTGTGCAGCATGCCAAACAACAGATCATGATAAACTAGAAAATGGTCTGTGTTGTCGAGAAGTGAATGTTATTATCAGGCTTCAGCTATACCTCAGCATGCTCCTCAGAAAGGATAGCTAAGATCTGgtgttttcttcattgaaaCCCTTGCAGAGCTGATCCTGCCTAGCCTGCAAGACTAGGAGTTTAGACTGACCTGGCTCTGAAAGCTCTTTACATATACACtcaaaaaaagaggagagagaaaacaaaagtgtgAGCTAGAGGGAAGATGGCAATATCATCACACCCCACAAtgaatgcaatatttttttatttagttatgACAACCTAGCATCTAAAAAGCATTTGTAGACCCACAACTGGATAGTACTTATGATATCATAAGTGCTGTTAAGTAGTACCAGCTACAAGGAGAGAACAACAGCTTGTGCTtcactgcacagagcagctttgaGTGCTGTGTGGGCTCTTTACTTCTTGCTGCTGTTAAGCCAATTTAGCCCTCACTTCCTGATCTCTGATGAGCTACCTATCTTGTTTTGCCCATAACTTAAGCAGGCGTTGTTAAAAGCCCAAGTGCTCATCACCATATATACCTGTGGTATTCCAGAGGGGTGTTGGTCACAGGCTTCCTCACCTTCTGGTCCTCAGAGGCAGCGTGCAGCCCAGCAGTGTTCTGGAAGGACAGGAATGACCACTGAGAAACTTCAGCTTTCATTTGGGTTAATTAATACTTAGTCAATGGCAGTTAAAAAACAGCACCTGACTTATCCTGGGGACCTGGGCTGGTAACTCGTGTCCTGCATGCATCCAACTGAATAACTTCCATATCCCTCTTCTACTGCCTTCCAATGACCttcaaaattgaaaaatgttttccttcagtgcttTCACAGAGTCAGAGCttgagctgctgccactgcaccAGGTTCAGCAATTCACACCACTATTACATGCCCTCTGTTAACACTGATGTCATTCCTACATGAGACCAAATTTGGGCTGCTCAAAGTGTGGAATGTGTGTTAGCAAAACATGAATGCATTAGGAAGACAACATGAAAAGTGAAATACTGGGCAGAGGTTCCAGTACTAATTATAATCATCCAAATAACCTGCTCAAAGGCTTTGCTGCAGCAAAATCATTGTTCCCAATGATGGTTCAGGTATAGCCTGGTCCAGTAAGAGCAGCTCTACAGCTGACTCTCGTGCTGTGTCAATCTCAGGATCAAAGACAAGCTGCTCAActctggtttgggtttgtttacCTATGCTTTCCTTTTATATCTTGGCTCAAAATCTGGTTCTGAGGCCCTAtcttgaaaacatttcaaattgaTTTCACATGGAAACTCCTCTGCAAAGTTAAGGCCCCATGCTTTTTTACTCTGAATATCGCTTTGCGAATTGATGTCAGCACAACTGGCAAACAAAATGGATTCATCAGGACTGTCAGTGTTCAGGAACTGTCAATAGAAAATCAATCTTTAGGGCAGTAGACCattataaaaaaggaaaatgtaaatgttaTTAGCTTAGATGTGTAACCTGATTGTATGGAAGCCTCAACGGCAATTACTGTGAATATTTATCTGCTTTCCATAGTGCTCTGTCAAATAGAAATTGAACAAATGGTACAATCCCATTACACTAAAAGATAAATgcctcaaaataaaatacattgagCAACTAACACACTCACTGCCTTATTGATTTGTATGTTCAGAGTGTATGCAGTCACTGATCTCATCAGCTGTTAAAGGTTTACTTAAATCTGTCTAACAACCCCATGTATTTAAGCATCCCAATTAACTGTCTGGTCCTAAGTGAAATTCTCTCTGCAAATACCCAGTTTAAAGAATGaacagcatttccagc
It includes:
- the VCPIP1 gene encoding deubiquitinating protein VCIP135, whose protein sequence is MSQPQQPPPPSSQQQPQPPPPSASKKRDRRIFSGTCPDPKCQARLFFPAHGPQGSGSIECTDCGRRHEQRQLLAVEEVTDPDLVLHNLLRNALLGVSGAGPPRRNTELVKVNGLSNYHCKLLAPILARYGMDKQTGKAKLLTEMNQGDIFDCSLLGDRAFLIEPEHVETMGYGKDRSGSLIYLHDTLEDIKKANNSQECLIPVHVDGDGHCLVHAVSRALVGRELFWHALRENLKKHFEENLSHYKALFHDFIDAAEWEDIINECDPLFVPPEGVPMGLRNIHIFGLANVLHRPIILLDSLSGMRSSGDYSATFLPGLIPLEKCMGKDGMLNKPICIAWSSSGRNHYIPLVGIKGAALPKLPRKLLPKAWGVPQDLIKKYIMLEEDGGCIIGGDRSLQDKYLMRLVAAMEEVFMSKHGIHPSLVADVHQYFYRRTGVIGVQPEEVTAAAKKAVMDNRLHRCLICGALSEHHVPPEWLAPGGKLYNLAKSTHGQLRPDKNYSFPLNSLVCSYNPVKDVLVPDYGLSNLTVCNWCHGNLMRRVREDGSVLYIDGDRTNTRSSGGKCGCGFKHYWEGKEYDNLPEAFPITLEWGGRVVRETVYWFQYESDTSLNSNVYDVAMKLVTKHFPGEFGSEILVQKVVNTILHQTAKKNPDDYTPVNIDGAHAQRADDVQQGQELESQLPTKIILTGQKTKTLHKEELNMSKAERTIQQNIADQASVMQKRKSEKLKQEHKGQPRTASPGAVREGPSSAPATPTKTPYSPTSAKEKKIRITTNDGRQSMLTLKCTTTFLELQEGIAREFNIPPYLQCIRYGFPPKELLPPKEGMENEPVPLQHGDRIAIEILKGKEESRQAASAHSAHAVKHEDVAVTSKISSKDLQEQVDKEMYSLCLLATLMGEDVWSYAKGLPQLFQQGGVFYSIMKKTTGLADGKHCTFPHLPGKNFVYNAAEDRLELCVDAAGHFPIGPDVEELVKEALSQVRAEAASRSREASPSHGMLKLGSGGVVKKKSEQLHNITAFQGKGHSLGTASSSQQHDQRARETPLLRKHSTETDFSPSAKIEPSVFTAASGNSELIRIAPGVVTMRDSRQLDPTLIEAQRKKLQEMVSSIQASMDRHLRDQNTEQSASVDVSQRKVEAVSSTAKTGSFQAALPESFSAPGGTECLNTESTDGNMVNSVGTTFPARSKAQKGNSVEELEEMDSQDAGITNATEPMDHS